ACGCGGGGAAGGCAACGATGATGCCGGTCCCGGCGCTCGTCGCCGCCCGGACGCGGGGATGGCCGCGATGATGCTGGTCCCGTCGCCGGAGCAGGTCGCGTTCGCGGCCACGCTGCACGATGTGCTGTCCGCGGCTGACGTGCCGGCGGCCGCGGACAGCTGGGCCGCCGGTGACCATGACCCTGGCCGTCGGCTCTGGTCCCGGCTGGCCGACGCCGGGGTCACCGGTCTCGCCGTGCCGGTCCGCTGGGGCGGTCTGGCCGCCGACCCGGCCGACCTGGTGATCGCGGGCGAGGAACTCGGGCACCACGCGGTGCCCGGTCCGGTGGCCGAGAGCCTCGCCGCCGTGCCGACCCTGCTGGCCGGGCTCGACCAGCCCGGCCGGTGGCTGCCCGCGCTGGCCGGCGGGAGTCTGCTGGGCACCCTCGCGGCGCCGCCGTGGCTGCCCTACGCCCTCGACGCGGACGCCGCCGGCGTGGTGTTGCTCGCCGATCGCGGCGTGGCCGGGCCGGCCCGGGCCGGCGGCATGCATGTCTCCCTGGACCGCGCGCGGCGGCTGTTCGAGGTGTTCCCGAGCGGGCCACCCCAGGCTTGCCCGGCGATCGGCCGGGCGCTGGATCTCGGCGCGCTTGTCTGTGCGGCCCAGCTGCTCGGCGCCGCGCGGGCGCTGCTGGAGGCGGCCGTGGCGCACGCCCGGACCCGGGTGCAGTTCGGCGGGCCGATCGGCCGGTTCCAGGCCGTGCAGCACCGCCTCGCCGACGTCGCGGTCGGGCTGGAGTTCGCCCGGCCGCTGCTCTACGCGGCCGCGGTGACCGTCACCGCCCGGGACGTCTCGGCCGCGAAGGTCGCCTGCTCCGACGCCGCGAACCGGGCCGCCCGCGCGGCACTCCAGGTGCACGGCGCGATCGGCTACACCCGGGAGCACGGCCTCGGCCGCCTGCTGACCAGGGTGCGGGCGCTGAGCCTGTCCTGGGGCACCCCGGCCGGCCACCGGGCACGACTGATGGCGGAACTCGCCGAGGAGGGCACATGCCACTGACCGACGAACGCCGGGCGCTGCGCGACGCCGTACGCGGACTGCTGGCTTCTCGCCCGGACCCGCTGTGGCCGAGGCTCTGCAAGGAGATCGGGGTCGCCGGACTGGCGGTCCCGGCCTCGCACGGCGGGGCGGACGCGACCCTGCTGGAGTCCCAGGTCGTGATGACCGAGCTGGCCCGGCGGCTCACCCCGTCCCCGATGCTGGGCAGCGCGGTGCTGGCCACCCAGGCCCTGCTGCGGGCCGGGGCCACCGACCTGCTGCCGTCGTTGTGTGCCGGCGACCGCGTGGCCACCCTGCTGTTCCTCGACGATCACACAGTCTCCGTGGCGGGCCGGCTGACCGGCGAGGCGAGCCAGGTCCTGGACACCGCGGCGGCCGACGTCCTGCTGGCGGTGACCGGCGACGGGCTGTGGGAGGTGGCGGCCACGGCGCGCGGCGTCGACGTGCTGCCCTGCGACGTGCTGGACGCCACCCGCCCGCTGGCCGTGGTGCACCTGGACGACGTGCCCGCCTGGCGGCTGAGCGACGACCCGGGCCTGCTGCCGTGGCTGCGCGACCTGGCCTGCGTGGCTCTGAGCGCCGAGCAGGTGGGTGCCGCGTCCCGGGCCTTCGAGCTGACCCACGAGTACGTGCGGCAGCGGGTCCAGTTCGGCCGCCCGATCGGCTCCTTCCAGGTGATCCAGCACCGGCTGGCCGAGGCGTACCTGAGCCTGGAGGCCGCCACCACCGCGTCCTGGACCGCCGCCGAGGCCGTGGCCGCCGGCGCCCCCGATACCGCGACACCGGCGGCGATGGCCAAGGTCTGCTGCTCGGAGGCGCAGCGGGCGATCACCGCCGAGATGGTCCAGATGCACGGCGGCATCGCCATCACCTGGGAGCACGACGCCCACCGCTACCTGCGCCGCGCGTACGCCGACGCCGAGCTCTTCGGCTCCCCGGGCGTCCACCTCAACCGCCTGGCCGCGGCCCTGGAGTTGTCGCCGGGACCTTGATCGTTCGCGGCGCCGGCTCCTCGGCCCGGCTGGTCCGCATCGGGATGATGACCGCGGCCAGCAGCGGGAAGACCACCGCGGCGGCGAACGCGGCACCGTAACCGGCGGCGCCGATCAGGGCGGCCATGGCGGGTGGGGTGGCGCTCGCGACGGTGTTCTGCGCGGTGTTGTGGATGCCGAGCGCCCGGCCGGCCCAGCTCCGCCCGGCGTACTCGGCGACGGCGGTGAACGCCAGACCGTTCGGCCCGACGGTCAGCACCGACGCGGCCATCAGCGCGACGACCGAGATCGCCGCGCCGCTGGTGGCGGCGAGCAGCGCCATGACCGCCGCGATGGCCAGCGTGATCACGCGCATCGGGCGGGTCCGGGAGCCGGCCCGGTCGGACCACCAGCCGGCGACCAGCCGCATCACCGCGCCGGCGGCCTGGCCGATCGCCAGCACGCGACCGGCCGCGTCCGGCCGCCACCCGTGCTCCTCCACCAGGAAGACCAGGGCGAACGTCGCCACCGTGAACTGCGGGACGACCAGCAGCGTGCTGGCCGCGTGGATGCGCCACAGCACGGGCGTCCGATACGGCGAGCCGGTGTCCGCGCCGGCGGCGGCGCCGCTCGGGGCCGGGTCCCGCACCAGGATGCCGACCAGCGCCGCCGCGACCAGGGAGAACAGGCCCATGAAGAGCAGCCCGCCGGTGACCGCGAGGGTCGGCAGCAGCAGCGCCCCGACCGCGACGCCGAGCGGCTGCGCGGTCTGCCGCAGACCCATCGCCAGCCCGCGCTCCCGCGCCGCGAACCACCCCAGGATCAGCCGGCCGCTGGAGGCGTGCACGGACCCGCCCGCCGCACCGGCCAGCAGCAGCACGACGCCGAGCGCGACCGTGTCGTCGAGCTGGGTGGCGGCCAGCAGGATGCCGCCGGCCAGGGTGAGTCCGGTGGTCAGCACGACGCGCTCACCCCAGCGGTCGGCGGCGGCGCCCCACGCGATCAGGGTCGGGAGCAGCCCGGCGGTCGGCGCGGCGGCGAGCAGGCCGGCCTCGGTGAGGGACATGCCCGCGTCGCGGAAGGCGGGAATCAGGAACGGCAGTCCGAACTGGAAGGTGCACGCGGCGGTCATGGCGAGCATGCCGACCCCCAGGACCACCCAACGCCGCCGATCGGTCGCCATCACGACCCTCCTTAAGCATGCTGCCGGGTATTCGATATCTGATAGCCAACAGCATCCTTACGCGTTGAGCTAGGCTTAGTGGCGTGCATTACTCGGAACGGCTGCTCGGATATGTCAAGCGCGCCGAGCAGACCAGCCAGGCGGCGAAGGAGCTGGTGCTGCGCGAGTTCGGGCTGACGCCGGCGCAGCAGAGCGCGCTGGCCATCCTCTCCGACCACCCCGGCATCACAGCGGCCCAGCTCGCCCGGAAGTGCGCGGTCACGCCGCAGACGATGAACAGCACCCTGGGCCGGCTGGAGAAGGCCGGCCTGATCGCCAGGGCGGCGCACCCGATGCACGGCACGCTGATCGAGATCCGGACCACCGAGGCCGGGCGAGAGCTGTTCGACCGGGCGGACGCTCAGGTCGCGGCGCTGGACGCGACACTGGCCGCGGCGTTGACGGCGGACGAGGTGACGACGCTCAAGGAGCTGCTCACCCGGGTCACCGAGGCCGCCCGGCGGCGGACGGGGTGAGAGCTTGCCGCCTCGCCGCCAGCACCAGGATGACGGCGGCGGTGAGCGCGCAGCTCAGGGCGTACGGGAAACTGCCGGAAGCGGTCCTCGCCGGCGCCACCGCCCAGAGTCCGGCGAACACCAGCAGGAAGGTCGCGCCCGCGACGATCGCGTAGCGATCGAGGAAACCGCCCGCCTCGCGCGGCGCGGGATGTCCCCGGTCGCGGCGCACCGTGACGGCGGCAGCGATGACGAGGGCCGCGAGCACCGCCCAGAGCGACAGCGCGCGGACCGGGTCGGGCCGTCCGGTCAGCAGGAAGTACGGAATCGAGAACGCCACCATGGCCAGCGGCGTCAGCGCGCCGACCGCGACGACGCGCAGGGCCATCGACAGCGGCGGAATCGGCCCGCGAGCGGCGCGCCGGGCGAGCAGCAGGCGGGTCAGCAGCACCATCCCGAACGGAGCCGCTGCGGCGAAAATGGTCACGCTGCTGAGCGGGACGGCGGCCAGCGCCGGCGAGTTCGAGGGCGCCTGCGGGTTCCAGGCCCACCAGCGCAGTTGCGGGCCGATCTGGTCGAAGACCTCGTAGAAGCACTGGAACACCACGGCCACGCAGGCGGCGCCCGCCACCGGGGAGTGCCGGTCCAGCAGGCCGGTGCGCTGGACCAGGACGTAGGCCGGATAGGTCAGCGCGGGGTAGACCGCGACGATGTAGAGCGGCAGCCGGTCGCCGAGCAGCTGCACCGAGAACAGGTTGTGCACGAAGATCAGGCCGACCCGGTCCTGGAGGCCGAAGCGGTCCGGGAAGTACAGCGGCGGCTCCAGGATCAGCAGGTAGACGACCGTGGCGCAGCACAGCCCGAGGTTGGTCGGGTCGCCGCGGCGGCGCCACCAGAGCACCGCGTGGACCACGGCGGCGATCGCACCGATGATCATGAGCGCTTCGACGACGAGCATGGTGCCGTCGGCCAGGGCGGTGGGCGGGCGGACCGACACGACGGCCGGCGCGTGCGCGCAGTCGATGGCACCCAGGGTCCGGGCGACCTCCGCGTATCCGGGCGTGCACACGACCGTCACCGGGTCGCCGTGTAGAACCGGGTGACGTCCCGCCCGTCGGCGTAACACCGGAACCAGACGTCGGCGAAGCGCGGCAGCGGCTGCCGGGCGGGCCGGTGGTGCGGCAGCTGGGAGAGCAGGAGCCGGTACGCCATGACGAGCATCTCCCGGTTCGACGCCGGGGCGAACGGCGACGGCGGCCGGATCCCGAGCCGGGTACGCCACGACGGCCGCAGCGGCAACCGGGAGATCACCTCCTCGCGGCGCACCCCGTCCGGTGACACGTTGCGATACCACGCCTGGCGGTCCGCCTCCGGCACGTGTTTCTCGAAGCCCTGGAGGATGTCGCGGTACACCTTCATGATGTGCCGGAAGACGGCACGAGCGACGCCGGCACGGTAATAGCGGTTCCGCACCACGGCGTCGCAGACCACCAGCGCCGAGCTGCGGTGCTCCACCTCCTCCACGAAGTGCCAGAGGAACAGCGAGGCGACCCGCTCGTCACCGGGGCGGAACAGCTCGTCCTCGTGGTCGAGCATCACCTTGAAGATCGGCGTGAACGTCGACTCCAGGTCCGCGGTGTAGGCCAGCCGGAACTTCAACGACCGGGTCGCGACCAGGCGGTCGAAGGCCGCGTACGCCTCGTCGACGGTCTCCTGGAGCCCGGGATACCGCCGCACCAGCGCGGCGACGTGCCGGCGATGGTTCTTGGCGTGCTGCGCCTCCTGACGCAGGAACGCCTCCGCCTCCCCGGCCGCGGCCGGGTCACGGATCAACGGGATCGCCGCCCGGGTGTTGATGACGATGAACTTCTCGAACGCGATCGCCATGATGCTGATCGCGTTGGCCATCAGCCCGAATTTCGGATGGCTGGGCAGCCACTGGAACGGGATCGTGTCGTCGAAACCGAAGTCGATCTTCCGGATCTGCAGGTGGGTCATCGGAGCCCCCTATGGTTGACACGCGTCTGGAAAATTTGACGCGTGTCAAACCCCTTTATAGGCTCGGTCCCGACGGGTTGTCCAGGGGGCCGGGGAGACTTCATGGCCGGACCACAGAGGACCATGGACCGGCGGCCGGTGGGCGCCGGCGACCAGCGGCGCGAGGCGCTGCTGCGCGCCCTCGACGAGCTGCTGCACGAGACACCCCTGGACGCGATCGCGATCGCGGACATCTCGGCGCGGGCCGGCGTCACCAGGTCGGCGTTCTACTTCTACTTCGAGAACAAGGCTGCCTGCGTGGCGGCGCTCTGCGCGGACGTCTACGTGGGCGGGCTCGCGGCGGCGGGTCACCTCGCGGACGAGGGGGTGCCGCCGGCCCGGCGCATCGAGCGGATGGTCGACGACCTGATCGCGTCGGTGCGGGAACGCCACTATCTGTTCCGGGCGGTGCTGGAGGCGCGCCGGACGAGCAGCGGCATCCGGGAGATGTGGACGGGCTATCTGGAGTCGTTCGTGGCGCCGGTGGCTCAGCACATCGACGGCGAGCGGGCGGCGGGTCGGGCTCCCGCCGGGCCGGACAGTCAGACGCTCGCCAGGCTGCTGCTGGAGCTCAGCGACCGGATGCTGGAGCACCTCGGGCCTGAGGACAACCCGGCCGACCGGCTCCGGGCGCAGGCGCTGGCAGTGGTGTGGCTACGCAGCATTTACGGCGTCGCCTGAGTCGTCCGGGTCACGCCACCCGGCGGACGGTGTCACCGGCCTCGATCGGCCCGCCGACGATCACCCGGGCGTTGAGCCCGCGCAGCCGCAGGAGCTTGCCCTCCTCGGTCCACACGAGCTTGTGCGCGTCCCGCCCGAACCGGGCCGCGAACTTGGCACAGCCGGTGTGCGGCTGGTCGGTCACCTCGATCACCGCCCGGTCACCGATCGCCAGCCGGGAACCGGCCGGCAGGGCGTCGACGCTGAGGTCGAAGTCGAGGTAGAGCTGGTCGCCGGCGAGAGCCCAGGCGTTCCGGTCGTCACCGGCGATCAACTCGGCGAAGCGGGAACTGATGACGTTCAGCTGCATGTCGGGGTGCGGCGACCGGTCCGGCGTCCGGGAACTGGGCCGCTGACTCCAGTTGTCGCCGACCAGCCCGGCGGTGGCATCGAGCTCGGCCCGGGCAAGCACCTCCCGGGTGCCGACCTCCGGCCGGCGCACGGCCAGCGCCAGGCTGCCGACACTCTGCGGCGCCTGCCGCACGACGTCGAGACCCGCCATGATCTCGTCCAGCGAACGGTGGCGCACGGCGATCGAGTCAGTCACGGCGTCGACTGTGCCCCACCCGCGCAACCACCGTCCACCGCATTCCAGCCACCCGCGTGGCCGAGCGGGGTTCGTTCGTTCCGCTCGCTGGGGCTGCCGTTAGCGTGCGGGGATGCTCCGTCGTCGCATCGCAATCCTCGGCCTCGCGGCCTCTGTTGTAGTCCTGGCAGCCTGCTCGTCCACTGCCGAGCCGTCCCCGACGGGCGCACCGCCGTCCCCGGCGGCTGTGGCCACCACGGCCGTCGACAAGACCGAAGCCGCTACCGCGCTGGACGCCGGCGCCATCATGAAGAAGCTCTCGGCTGCCGGCCTCGGCCTGACCGCCGCGGCCGAGCAGAACGAGGACACGGATCCGAACGATCTGCTCGGCCGGCCCAACGGTTACACGTCGCGCGCCTCGGCCGACCTGCCGGGCGGCGACAAGAGCGGCGAGAAGTACTCCGTCGAGCGCGGCCTGGTCGTCGAGGTGTTCGCCGACGCGGACGGCGCCAAGCGTCGCTCGGATTACATCCAGGGCCTGCAGAAGGAGAACCCGATCCTGGGCACCGAGTGGCATTACTTCACCGGCGACGAACGAGGCCTGGTGCGGGTGTCCGGCAAAGTGAAGCCGTCTCTGGCGAAGAAGGTGGAGGCGGCGGTCTCCGGTCTTTGAGACGCCGCTAGATCCAGTCGGTGTGGCGGGGCCAGGCGAGCAGCGTGTCGACCACCTCCGTCTCGGCGGACGGGGGTGGCGGGGCGGCGGACCGGTACCGGCCCTTGAAGAACAGCAACGGACCGCTGTCGCGGCAGTCGCCGAGGGTCCGGACCCGGCCCACCACGATCGCGTGGTCGCCGCCCGGATGGACCGCCTCCACCGAACACTCCGCCCAGGTCAGCGCGTCGTGCAGGATCGGCGCGCCCAGCGGGGACGGGCTCCAGGCCACACCGTCGAACTTGTCCAGCCGGCTCGCGCCGAACGCGCGGGACAGCTCGTCGTGGCCCTCGGCCAGCACGTTGACGCAGAACACCCCGCGCTGCCGGATCCGCTGCCAGGTGCGGGAGCCGGCCTGCGGGCAGAACAGCACCAGCGGCGGGTCCAGCGACAGCGGGGCGAAGGCCTGACAGGCGAAACCGGCCGGCCCGTCCGCCGTGATGATCGTGACGCCGGTGCAGAAGTGACCGAAGACCCGGCGGAACTCGCGGCTCACCCGCGTTCGGACGGGAAGAACCGGTGACCCCAGACGCTGTGCGCGGTGGTCTGCCGGGCCACCCAGGACTCGTCGTCGACGGTCAGGCCCGCTGTGCCGTACTCGATGTCGAAACCGCTCGGCGTGCGTACGTAAAAGGAGATCATGTTGTCGTTGGCGTGCCGGCCGAGCGTGGAGATCATCGGGGCCCTGGCACGGGCGCAGCGGTCGATCGCCCGGCCCACGTCGTCGATCGACGCCGTCTCGGTCATCAGGTGGATGATGCCGGTGGGCGCCGGGATCGGGGCCAGCGCGACGCTGTGGTGCCGGGGCCCGCAGCCGAGGAAACGCATCCACAGAGGCTTGTCGCTGGGCGGCAGGCCGACCGTCGCCGGGTCCAGCCGCATCGAGTCGCGCAGCCGGAAGCCGAGCACCTCGGTCCAGAAGCGCAGCGCGGCCTCGTCGTCGAAGGCCGGCAGGACCACGTGGCCCATGCCCTGCTCGCCGGTGACGAACCTGGTCCCGTACAGGCTGATCGCGGGGCGGGTGTCGAGGGCGGCGCCGCAGAAGAACTCGAGGTGGTTGCCGAACGGGTCGTCGACGCTGATCATCTCAGCCACCCGCCGGTCGGCGAGCTCGTCGGCCCCGGCCTGCTTGAAACCGACCCCGGCCGACTCCAGGACGCCGCAGAGTTCCCGCATCGTGAAGAACGACGACAGCTCCCAGCCGCTGGCGGCGAGCCGGTCGCGGTCGCCGGGCACCACGACGATGCGCGCGGGCAGGTCGTCCATGCGCAGGTATGCGGCGTCCGGGTCGGGGCCGCGCCCCTCGACCATGCCGAGCACCTTGACGCCGAACTGCCGCCAGGCCGGCACGTCGGTGGCCTCGACCCGCAGGTAGCCGAGAGAACGGATCAGACTCATCGCCGGTCCCCTTCCAGGAAGTCGAACGCCAGGCGGTTGAACTCGTCGAACTTCTCCAGGTGGGCCCAGTGGCCGCAGCCCCCGAAGACGTGCAGCCGGCAGCGGCGGATCAGCTTGAGCGCGACCAGCGCGCCGTCGAGCGGGTTGACCCGGTCCTCGCGTCCCCAGACCAGCAACACCTCGTTGCGCAGCCGGTGCGCGTCGCGCCAGAGCAGGCCCTCCTCGAAGGCGGGACCGGTGAACGAGGCGCTCAGGAACGAGGAGTCCCGGGCGGCGGCCAGCCGCTCGTCGATCAGCTCGTCGGTGATCAGCGCCGGGTCGAAGACGAGCGTGCGCAGGAACGCCGCCATCCGCTCGCGGCTCGGTGCCGCGCCGAACGCGCCGAGCCGCTTGACCCCCTCGGTCGGGTCGGCGGCGAACACGTTGAGGCTCAGCCCGCCGGGGCCCATCAGCAGCAGTTTTCCGGCCCGGGACGGGTGGTTCAGCGCGAACCGGACCGCGGTGCCGCCGCCGAGCGAGTTGCCGATCAGGTCGACCCGGTCCAGGCCGAGCTCGTCGAGCAGGGCGGCGAGCGCCCCGGCGGCGTGGGTGAAGTACTGCCCGGTGAGCTCGCCGAGCTCCGACTCGCCGTACCCGGGCTGGTCGACGGCGATGGTGTCGAACGTCTTGGCGAAGACCGGGACGGTCCGCCCGAAGTTGCTCATGGCCGAGGCGCCCGGCCCGCCGCCGTGCAGCAGGACGACGGGTCGCGCGCCGGACGGACCGGCCCGGTGGAACGAGAGAGTCATGAGTGCCTCACACCATGGCGTCGGCGACGGACAGGCCGAACTCGCCCCGCCCGTACATGGACAGGGCCCGCTCGGGATCGTTGATGGCGTGCACCCGGCCGGCGTGCGCGTCCCGCCAGTAGCGCTGCATCGGGTGGCTGGTGTAGATCGCCCGGCCGCCCGAGTTCTCGAACAACCGGTCGACGGCCTGGATCGCCAGCTCGGTGCCGCGGACCTGGTTACGGCGTACTCGCAGGCGCAGCCGCATCGGCAGCTTCTCCCCCGCGGCGGCCAGCGCCATCAGCTCGGTCATGTCGGCGGTCAGGGCGAGCCAGGCGGCGTCCACGTCGGCGGCGGCGCGGGCGACCCGCACCTGCGAGTACGGATCCTCGGCGGCGCGCACCCCGGCATACGCCGCCCGGACCCGGTCGCGCATGTAGCCGACGTGCGCGTCGTACGCCCCGGCCGCCATCCCGATGATCGGCGTGGTGATCGTGTTCGGGAAGATCGACCCGTACGGAATCCGGTACAGCGGCCCCGGGTTGACCTCCTGGCCGGGGCAGACGCAGCGCGCCGTGTCCCCGAAGCTGAGCGACCGGTACGCCGGGACGAACGCGCCCGCCACCACGATGTCGTTGCTCCCGGTGCCCCGCAGCCCGATGGTGTGCCAGACGTCCTCGATCGTGTAGTCCGCCGCGGGCAGCAGGAAGGTGCGGAAGTCGGCCGGGGTGTCGCCCTCGCCGGGCACGATGCCGCCGAGCAGCACCCAGCTCGCGTGGTCGCTGCCGGACGAGAAGCTCCACCTGCCGCTCACCCGGTAACCCCCGTCGACCGCCGTGATCTTCCCGGTCGGGGCGTAGGACGAGGACATCAGCGTGCCCGGGTCGTCGCCCCAGACGTCCTGCTGGGCCCGCTCCGGGAAGAGCGCCATCTGCCAGTTGTGCACGCCGACCACCGAGGCGACCCAGCCGGTGGACCCGCACGCGGCGGCGATGTCGCGCACGCAGCCGAAGAACGTCACCGGATCGGCCTCGTAACCGCCGAACCGGGCCGGCTGCAACAGCCGGAAGAAACCGGTGGCGGCGAGCGACTTGATCGTCTCGGCGGAGATCGTCCGGCGGTCCTCCGCCTCCTGTGCCCGGTCCCGTAGAACGGGTAACAACTCTGTCACCCGGGACGGGACCGCCGCGGCGCTCTCCATGCGATCACCTCTTCATCGGCTTGGCCGGCTCACCGGACGGCACCTATACTAGAACACGTTCTACTTGCTGAGCTAGCTAAGGAATCGGCATGGTCGGTGAGACAGCACGAACGATCGATACCGGGGTCCTGCCGACCAGGTTCGCGCGGGGCTGGCACTGCCTGGGTCTGGCCGACTCCTTCCGGGACGGGCGGCCGCACGCGATCGAGGCGTTCGGCACCAAGCTGGTGGT
Above is a genomic segment from Actinoplanes ianthinogenes containing:
- a CDS encoding acyl-CoA dehydrogenase family protein, with amino-acid sequence MMLVPSPEQVAFAATLHDVLSAADVPAAADSWAAGDHDPGRRLWSRLADAGVTGLAVPVRWGGLAADPADLVIAGEELGHHAVPGPVAESLAAVPTLLAGLDQPGRWLPALAGGSLLGTLAAPPWLPYALDADAAGVVLLADRGVAGPARAGGMHVSLDRARRLFEVFPSGPPQACPAIGRALDLGALVCAAQLLGAARALLEAAVAHARTRVQFGGPIGRFQAVQHRLADVAVGLEFARPLLYAAAVTVTARDVSAAKVACSDAANRAARAALQVHGAIGYTREHGLGRLLTRVRALSLSWGTPAGHRARLMAELAEEGTCH
- a CDS encoding acyl-CoA dehydrogenase family protein translates to MTDERRALRDAVRGLLASRPDPLWPRLCKEIGVAGLAVPASHGGADATLLESQVVMTELARRLTPSPMLGSAVLATQALLRAGATDLLPSLCAGDRVATLLFLDDHTVSVAGRLTGEASQVLDTAAADVLLAVTGDGLWEVAATARGVDVLPCDVLDATRPLAVVHLDDVPAWRLSDDPGLLPWLRDLACVALSAEQVGAASRAFELTHEYVRQRVQFGRPIGSFQVIQHRLAEAYLSLEAATTASWTAAEAVAAGAPDTATPAAMAKVCCSEAQRAITAEMVQMHGGIAITWEHDAHRYLRRAYADAELFGSPGVHLNRLAAALELSPGP
- a CDS encoding MFS transporter; amino-acid sequence: MATDRRRWVVLGVGMLAMTAACTFQFGLPFLIPAFRDAGMSLTEAGLLAAAPTAGLLPTLIAWGAAADRWGERVVLTTGLTLAGGILLAATQLDDTVALGVVLLLAGAAGGSVHASSGRLILGWFAARERGLAMGLRQTAQPLGVAVGALLLPTLAVTGGLLFMGLFSLVAAALVGILVRDPAPSGAAAGADTGSPYRTPVLWRIHAASTLLVVPQFTVATFALVFLVEEHGWRPDAAGRVLAIGQAAGAVMRLVAGWWSDRAGSRTRPMRVITLAIAAVMALLAATSGAAISVVALMAASVLTVGPNGLAFTAVAEYAGRSWAGRALGIHNTAQNTVASATPPAMAALIGAAGYGAAFAAAVVFPLLAAVIIPMRTSRAEEPAPRTIKVPATTPGPRPGG
- a CDS encoding MarR family winged helix-turn-helix transcriptional regulator; its protein translation is MHYSERLLGYVKRAEQTSQAAKELVLREFGLTPAQQSALAILSDHPGITAAQLARKCAVTPQTMNSTLGRLEKAGLIARAAHPMHGTLIEIRTTEAGRELFDRADAQVAALDATLAAALTADEVTTLKELLTRVTEAARRRTG
- a CDS encoding metal-dependent hydrolase; protein product: MTHLQIRKIDFGFDDTIPFQWLPSHPKFGLMANAISIMAIAFEKFIVINTRAAIPLIRDPAAAGEAEAFLRQEAQHAKNHRRHVAALVRRYPGLQETVDEAYAAFDRLVATRSLKFRLAYTADLESTFTPIFKVMLDHEDELFRPGDERVASLFLWHFVEEVEHRSSALVVCDAVVRNRYYRAGVARAVFRHIMKVYRDILQGFEKHVPEADRQAWYRNVSPDGVRREEVISRLPLRPSWRTRLGIRPPSPFAPASNREMLVMAYRLLLSQLPHHRPARQPLPRFADVWFRCYADGRDVTRFYTATR
- a CDS encoding TetR/AcrR family transcriptional regulator; translated protein: MAGPQRTMDRRPVGAGDQRREALLRALDELLHETPLDAIAIADISARAGVTRSAFYFYFENKAACVAALCADVYVGGLAAAGHLADEGVPPARRIERMVDDLIASVRERHYLFRAVLEARRTSSGIREMWTGYLESFVAPVAQHIDGERAAGRAPAGPDSQTLARLLLELSDRMLEHLGPEDNPADRLRAQALAVVWLRSIYGVA
- a CDS encoding MOSC domain-containing protein, coding for MTDSIAVRHRSLDEIMAGLDVVRQAPQSVGSLALAVRRPEVGTREVLARAELDATAGLVGDNWSQRPSSRTPDRSPHPDMQLNVISSRFAELIAGDDRNAWALAGDQLYLDFDLSVDALPAGSRLAIGDRAVIEVTDQPHTGCAKFAARFGRDAHKLVWTEEGKLLRLRGLNARVIVGGPIEAGDTVRRVA
- the hsaB gene encoding 3-hydroxy-9,10-secoandrosta-1,3,5(10)-triene-9,17-dione monooxygenase reductase subunit, producing MSREFRRVFGHFCTGVTIITADGPAGFACQAFAPLSLDPPLVLFCPQAGSRTWQRIRQRGVFCVNVLAEGHDELSRAFGASRLDKFDGVAWSPSPLGAPILHDALTWAECSVEAVHPGGDHAIVVGRVRTLGDCRDSGPLLFFKGRYRSAAPPPPSAETEVVDTLLAWPRHTDWI
- the hsaC gene encoding iron-dependent extradiol dioxygenase HsaC is translated as MSLIRSLGYLRVEATDVPAWRQFGVKVLGMVEGRGPDPDAAYLRMDDLPARIVVVPGDRDRLAASGWELSSFFTMRELCGVLESAGVGFKQAGADELADRRVAEMISVDDPFGNHLEFFCGAALDTRPAISLYGTRFVTGEQGMGHVVLPAFDDEAALRFWTEVLGFRLRDSMRLDPATVGLPPSDKPLWMRFLGCGPRHHSVALAPIPAPTGIIHLMTETASIDDVGRAIDRCARARAPMISTLGRHANDNMISFYVRTPSGFDIEYGTAGLTVDDESWVARQTTAHSVWGHRFFPSERG
- the hsaD gene encoding 4,5:9,10-diseco-3-hydroxy-5,9,17-trioxoandrosta-1(10),2-diene-4-oate hydrolase, which encodes MTLSFHRAGPSGARPVVLLHGGGPGASAMSNFGRTVPVFAKTFDTIAVDQPGYGESELGELTGQYFTHAAGALAALLDELGLDRVDLIGNSLGGGTAVRFALNHPSRAGKLLLMGPGGLSLNVFAADPTEGVKRLGAFGAAPSRERMAAFLRTLVFDPALITDELIDERLAAARDSSFLSASFTGPAFEEGLLWRDAHRLRNEVLLVWGREDRVNPLDGALVALKLIRRCRLHVFGGCGHWAHLEKFDEFNRLAFDFLEGDRR
- the hsaA gene encoding 3-hydroxy-9,10-secoandrosta-1,3,5(10)-triene-9,17-dione monooxygenase oxygenase subunit; protein product: MESAAAVPSRVTELLPVLRDRAQEAEDRRTISAETIKSLAATGFFRLLQPARFGGYEADPVTFFGCVRDIAAACGSTGWVASVVGVHNWQMALFPERAQQDVWGDDPGTLMSSSYAPTGKITAVDGGYRVSGRWSFSSGSDHASWVLLGGIVPGEGDTPADFRTFLLPAADYTIEDVWHTIGLRGTGSNDIVVAGAFVPAYRSLSFGDTARCVCPGQEVNPGPLYRIPYGSIFPNTITTPIIGMAAGAYDAHVGYMRDRVRAAYAGVRAAEDPYSQVRVARAAADVDAAWLALTADMTELMALAAAGEKLPMRLRLRVRRNQVRGTELAIQAVDRLFENSGGRAIYTSHPMQRYWRDAHAGRVHAINDPERALSMYGRGEFGLSVADAMV